The proteins below are encoded in one region of Halalkalicoccus jeotgali B3:
- a CDS encoding DUF63 family protein, whose translation MVLPDGFSLPPLSYLLVLLVAAAAVATALWRRRPPVREATVLAFVPWMVAGAACHVLEVIEAVPPAFAPLLGTPSVYVSTFVLAGAIWTVTDDRFLALAGTLAALLAVGAAFGVGYGRGTITPYWPLVALVLSIVLAAGTWGLFRRALPGVAATTGVAGALVVLAHALDGISTAVGIDVLEVTERSPLPRAIMGVAEGLPTAETIGVGWLFVLVKLALACVIVWLMAEYVEDEPNEGFLLLALIAAVGFGPGVHNLLLFAVGG comes from the coding sequence ATGGTCCTGCCCGACGGCTTTTCGTTGCCCCCGCTCTCATATCTCCTCGTCTTGCTCGTGGCGGCGGCGGCGGTCGCGACGGCGCTGTGGCGGCGGCGACCACCCGTCCGGGAGGCGACGGTGCTGGCGTTCGTCCCGTGGATGGTCGCCGGTGCGGCGTGTCACGTCCTCGAAGTGATCGAGGCCGTTCCCCCCGCCTTCGCGCCCTTGCTGGGGACCCCGAGCGTCTACGTCAGCACGTTCGTCCTCGCGGGGGCGATCTGGACGGTCACGGACGACCGGTTCCTCGCACTCGCGGGCACGCTCGCGGCGCTGTTGGCGGTCGGGGCAGCCTTCGGCGTCGGCTACGGGCGCGGAACGATCACACCCTACTGGCCGCTCGTCGCGCTCGTGCTCTCGATCGTCCTCGCGGCGGGGACGTGGGGGCTGTTTCGGCGTGCGCTCCCGGGCGTCGCGGCGACGACCGGTGTGGCCGGCGCGCTGGTCGTCCTCGCACACGCCCTTGACGGGATCTCGACGGCCGTGGGAATCGACGTACTCGAGGTCACCGAACGCTCGCCCCTGCCGCGGGCAATCATGGGGGTCGCCGAGGGACTTCCCACCGCCGAAACCATCGGCGTCGGGTGGCTGTTCGTCCTCGTAAAACTCGCATTGGCCTGCGTGATTGTCTGGCTCATGGCCGAGTACGTCGAGGACGAACCGAACGAGGGCTTTCTGTTGCTCGCGCTGATCGCCGCCGTCGGGTTCGGTCCCGGCGTCCACAACCTGCTGTTGTTCGCGGTCGGGGGCTGA
- the deoC gene encoding deoxyribose-phosphate aldolase, translating to MERTEFAAAIDHTVLGPETTREDVRGTVEEAAEYGMNACIPPCYVEDAAEYGEVTLVTVVGFPHGQNSPGAKRKEAVEAWKAGADELDVVCNRGRLLGGEDERFHDELAEIVAAVPVPVKVIVEASELDEAELRRAAELAVEADAAMLKTSTGFAEGGASVEAVEILAEYLPVKASGGIGDYETARTMLAAGAERIGASSGVALVEGFDG from the coding sequence ATGGAACGAACGGAGTTCGCTGCGGCCATCGATCACACCGTCCTCGGGCCGGAGACGACCCGCGAGGACGTCCGGGGAACCGTCGAGGAGGCCGCCGAATACGGGATGAACGCCTGTATTCCGCCGTGTTACGTCGAGGACGCCGCCGAGTACGGCGAGGTCACGCTCGTGACCGTCGTCGGGTTCCCCCACGGCCAGAACTCGCCCGGGGCGAAGCGAAAGGAGGCCGTCGAGGCCTGGAAGGCGGGCGCGGACGAACTCGACGTGGTCTGTAATCGGGGACGGCTCCTGGGCGGGGAGGACGAACGGTTCCACGACGAGCTCGCCGAGATCGTCGCCGCGGTGCCGGTCCCGGTGAAGGTGATCGTCGAAGCCAGCGAACTCGACGAGGCCGAACTCAGGCGGGCGGCCGAACTTGCCGTCGAGGCCGACGCCGCCATGCTCAAGACCTCGACCGGGTTCGCCGAGGGCGGGGCGAGCGTCGAGGCCGTCGAAATCCTCGCGGAGTACCTCCCTGTGAAAGCAAGCGGCGGGATCGGCGACTACGAGACCGCACGGACGATGCTTGCGGCCGGTGCCGAGCGGATCGGCGCCTCCTCGGG